One region of Mucilaginibacter sp. 14171R-50 genomic DNA includes:
- a CDS encoding C40 family peptidase: MDACSIIMRLPVLLSFLILTLLSCGGDKPTYTITAADTVADTAGRKTVILAPTDGTADMNNINVGNTTPLQLIAFARTAIGIPYKYASTDPQQGFDCSGFITYTFNHFGIAVPRTSTDFTNVEREVPLNDARAGDLILFTGTDSTVRIVGHMGIVVTNPGEELQFIHSTSGRDNGVTISPLTKGYQERFVKVVRIFK, from the coding sequence ATGGACGCCTGTTCAATCATCATGCGCCTACCCGTCCTATTAAGTTTCCTCATCCTCACCCTGCTTTCGTGCGGCGGGGATAAGCCTACGTACACCATTACAGCGGCGGATACGGTGGCTGATACTGCCGGGCGTAAAACAGTAATACTGGCGCCTACGGACGGTACTGCTGATATGAACAATATTAACGTGGGCAATACTACTCCGTTGCAATTGATCGCCTTTGCCCGCACGGCCATCGGCATCCCCTACAAATATGCCTCTACCGACCCGCAGCAGGGGTTTGATTGCTCGGGTTTTATTACTTATACCTTTAACCATTTCGGTATTGCCGTGCCGCGCACATCAACGGATTTTACCAATGTAGAGCGCGAGGTGCCCCTAAACGACGCCCGCGCGGGTGACCTCATTCTGTTTACAGGTACCGATAGCACCGTACGCATAGTGGGCCATATGGGTATTGTAGTTACCAACCCCGGCGAAGAGTTGCAGTTCATTCACTCCACCTCGGGCCGCGATAACGGGGTTACCATATCGCCCCTAACAAAAGGCTATCAGGAAAGATTCGTGAAGGTGGTACGGATATTTAAATAA
- a CDS encoding DUF2075 domain-containing protein translates to MGAYYSNTIAGFLQESAKSILGTLTHQAGIAGFHQQLHTQTLSWDEEIDTLKYSFNKILAYNPLAGDFGILLEYPIARREKRIDAVIIANETIIVIEFKVGSNDYFNSDKEQLLDYCLDLRDFHFQSRGKNIIPILLATNGPSTENTYIENLDSVKEILTANSNDLTDKLEVIFSRYCSNNEGLNFENWNNSDYSPTPTIIEAAQTLYAGKSVVEISRSHAGTKNLTKTSEAVVSAIKYAKANNEKIVCFITGVPGAGKTLAGLNIAHDKEFQDHEKSLATFLSGNGPLIKVLREALSRDAFKKLKVGDANAKKKETDRIISFIENVHRFLDHYFIEKERIPNNKIVIFDEAQRAWDQEHSMRKFQRPHSEAEMMLEIMGRHQDWSVIVALVGGGQEINTGEAGLSEWGRIIEEKFNDWKVYVSPQLATGNHSTGDLTLFNKYPTNVKVVENKDLHLEVSIRSYKAEELSKWVSLVLSNNSIEAKQLFEEKLSKYKIIITRDLDKAKTWLTSHCKGSRRMGLVASSGARRLRPYGLEVKLDFEEAAWFLNARTDIRSSYYLEIPATEFGVQGLELDWVGMCWDADLRRNRDEWDYNSFTGTTWKKVKQPEKQQYLINKYRVLLTRGREGMIIFVPPGSDDDITRRPTDYNSIAEYLKSCGIKEI, encoded by the coding sequence ATGGGAGCGTATTACTCAAATACAATTGCGGGATTTTTGCAAGAGAGTGCCAAATCAATTTTAGGAACTTTAACACATCAAGCGGGTATTGCCGGTTTTCACCAACAATTACATACGCAAACGCTATCATGGGATGAAGAAATAGATACACTAAAATATTCCTTTAATAAGATACTTGCTTATAACCCATTAGCTGGTGATTTTGGAATTTTATTAGAATATCCTATTGCACGCAGAGAAAAAAGAATAGATGCGGTGATAATTGCAAACGAAACGATAATAGTAATTGAATTTAAAGTTGGCAGTAACGACTATTTCAATTCGGATAAAGAACAATTATTAGATTATTGTTTAGACTTAAGAGATTTCCATTTTCAATCGCGGGGAAAAAACATAATTCCTATTCTTTTAGCTACCAATGGTCCCAGTACTGAAAATACTTACATAGAAAATTTAGATTCAGTTAAAGAAATACTAACGGCGAATTCCAACGATTTAACGGATAAACTGGAAGTAATTTTTAGTCGATACTGCTCTAACAACGAAGGTTTAAATTTTGAAAACTGGAATAATAGTGATTATTCTCCAACTCCAACTATAATAGAAGCTGCTCAAACATTATACGCAGGCAAATCTGTTGTAGAGATTTCGAGATCGCATGCCGGTACAAAGAACTTAACAAAAACTTCGGAGGCTGTAGTTTCTGCTATTAAATACGCAAAGGCCAATAACGAAAAAATTGTTTGTTTTATCACTGGCGTACCTGGAGCTGGCAAAACCTTGGCTGGTTTAAATATTGCCCATGATAAAGAGTTCCAAGATCATGAAAAATCTTTAGCAACTTTTCTTTCAGGGAACGGACCATTGATAAAGGTTTTAAGGGAAGCTTTGTCTCGTGATGCTTTTAAAAAACTAAAAGTGGGCGATGCGAATGCAAAAAAGAAGGAAACAGACAGGATTATATCTTTCATTGAAAATGTGCATCGATTTTTAGACCATTATTTTATTGAGAAGGAAAGAATACCTAACAATAAAATTGTAATTTTTGATGAGGCACAGCGAGCATGGGATCAAGAACACTCTATGAGAAAGTTTCAACGACCGCACTCTGAAGCAGAAATGATGCTCGAAATAATGGGTCGGCATCAAGATTGGTCGGTAATCGTGGCATTAGTTGGAGGAGGACAAGAAATAAACACAGGTGAAGCTGGGTTATCAGAATGGGGAAGGATCATAGAGGAAAAATTTAATGATTGGAAAGTTTATGTGTCACCTCAATTAGCAACAGGAAATCATAGCACTGGAGATCTTACACTTTTTAATAAATATCCTACTAATGTAAAGGTTGTCGAAAACAAAGATTTACATCTTGAAGTCTCTATACGTTCTTACAAAGCTGAGGAATTATCAAAGTGGGTAAGTTTAGTACTTTCTAATAATTCAATCGAGGCAAAACAACTTTTTGAGGAGAAATTATCAAAGTATAAAATCATCATAACTCGCGACTTAGATAAAGCAAAGACGTGGCTTACGTCACACTGTAAAGGTTCAAGACGAATGGGTTTAGTTGCAAGTTCAGGCGCAAGGCGCTTAAGGCCTTATGGTCTTGAAGTTAAGTTAGATTTTGAAGAAGCAGCATGGTTTTTGAATGCTCGAACAGATATAAGATCGTCATATTACTTAGAAATACCTGCAACCGAATTTGGTGTTCAAGGGCTTGAATTGGATTGGGTTGGAATGTGTTGGGATGCTGACCTCAGAAGAAACCGGGATGAATGGGATTACAATTCGTTTACGGGCACCACATGGAAAAAAGTAAAGCAACCTGAAAAACAACAGTACTTAATAAACAAATATAGAGTGCTGCTAACCCGCGGCCGCGAAGGCATGATAATATTTGTTCCGCCAGGTAGTGATGATGATATAACCAGAAGACCCACTGACTATAATTCAATTGCAGAGTATTTAAAATCATGTGGAATTAAAGAAATCTAA
- a CDS encoding helix-turn-helix domain-containing protein, whose amino-acid sequence MSIKVKVGQRIRELRNEIGISQEALANKAEIDRTYVTDVENGRRNISIENLEKLINALGLPFKEFFNSPNFNN is encoded by the coding sequence ATGAGTATAAAGGTGAAAGTTGGACAACGAATAAGAGAGTTGCGTAATGAAATTGGCATTTCTCAGGAAGCGTTAGCTAATAAAGCAGAAATTGACAGAACATATGTTACCGATGTTGAAAATGGTCGCCGTAATATCTCTATTGAAAATTTAGAGAAGCTTATTAACGCTTTAGGCCTTCCTTTTAAGGAGTTTTTTAACTCTCCTAATTTTAATAACTAA
- a CDS encoding CoA-binding protein, whose amino-acid sequence MADKKTLILGATPDASRYAYLAANRLVRSGHSIVNVGIKTGEVAGVPIEKPETIHTDIDTITLYVGPQNQPPLYDYIINTHPKRIIFNPGTENSELRRLAHDNGIATDYACTLVLLSIGQY is encoded by the coding sequence ATGGCCGATAAAAAAACACTGATACTGGGCGCCACGCCCGATGCAAGCCGTTACGCTTACCTTGCCGCTAACCGGCTGGTGCGCAGCGGGCACAGCATTGTTAACGTGGGTATAAAAACCGGTGAGGTTGCCGGCGTACCTATCGAGAAACCCGAAACCATCCATACCGATATAGATACGATTACATTGTACGTTGGCCCGCAAAACCAGCCGCCTTTATACGATTATATCATCAACACACATCCCAAGCGCATTATATTTAACCCCGGTACCGAGAACAGCGAGTTACGCCGCCTTGCTCACGATAACGGTATAGCTACAGATTATGCCTGCACGTTGGTGCTGCTGAGTATAGGACAGTACTAA
- a CDS encoding DUF4476 domain-containing protein, which produces MKLLIPIILLSTGIGQAVPTITKPISAIHATPTDKIKHPKQAMTNEQAKAILKEMQQQRNDEEKIAVIKTRLNSKEVGITVTQLITLLNQFLTDDSKLAAAKYAFEYTTNYKSYLDINDLFSRDEYKFALEDYVHKNK; this is translated from the coding sequence ATGAAACTATTGATCCCTATCATCCTGCTTTCCACGGGTATCGGGCAAGCAGTGCCAACTATTACCAAACCCATAAGCGCCATCCACGCTACCCCTACCGACAAAATAAAGCATCCCAAGCAGGCCATGACCAACGAGCAGGCCAAGGCTATCCTGAAAGAGATGCAGCAGCAGCGTAACGACGAGGAGAAAATAGCGGTGATAAAAACCAGGCTAAACAGCAAGGAAGTGGGCATTACGGTAACGCAACTGATTACCCTGCTTAATCAGTTCCTTACCGACGACTCCAAACTGGCCGCTGCTAAGTATGCCTTTGAGTACACTACCAATTACAAATCGTACCTGGATATCAATGATCTTTTTAGTCGTGATGAATACAAGTTTGCGCTTGAGGATTACGTACACAAGAATAAGTAA